From Seriola aureovittata isolate HTS-2021-v1 ecotype China chromosome 20, ASM2101889v1, whole genome shotgun sequence, a single genomic window includes:
- the bhlhe22 gene encoding class E basic helix-loop-helix protein 22: MDRRMNLNGGAADIFHKTLSAVSTKKMDPFRSSAGIELPARDRQSPISCFDQTDPDPIQPGVLAGGRGGPLGLPTGSLCVNYGESANRTSAAESSGGEQSQDDDSDGRCDMVLLTDGRTVAAGKTEGGKKTKEQKLLRLNINARERRRMHDLNDALDELRAVIPYAHSPSVRKLSKIATLLLAKNYILMQAQALEEMRRLVAYLNQGQAISAASIPATTALAAPGLGAYEQPPGYPFPTGVAASSCPDKCALFNNATSSLCKQCTDKP, translated from the coding sequence ATGGACAGGAGGATGAACTTGAACGGCGGCGCAGcggacatttttcacaaaactCTGAGCGCCGTGTCCACGAAAAAAATGGACCCTTTCAGATCGTCGGCCGGCATTGAACTACCAGCCAGAGACCGCCAGTCACCGATCAGCTGCTTTGACCAGACCGATCCAGACCCGATTCAGCCGGGTGTTCTGGCAGGAGGTAGAGGGGGGCCACTGGGTCTGCCGACCGGATCTTTGTGCGTCAACTACGGTGAGAGCGCCAACAGGACCTCGGCGGCGGAGAGCAGCGGCGGAGAGCAGAGCCAAGACGATGACAGTGACGGCAGGTGTGACATGGTCCTTCTGACCGACGGGCGGACGGTGGCCGCGGGGAAAACAGAAGGAGGTAAGAAAACCAAAGAGCAGAAATTACTGAGGCTAAACATCAATGCCAGAGAAAGACGACGGATGCACGATCTGAACGACGCGCTGGATGAGCTCAGAGCGGTCATCCCCTACGCGCACAGCCCGTCAGTGCGGAAACTCTCCAAAATTGCCACTTTGCTGCTCGCCAAAAACTACATCCTCATGCAGGCGCAAGCgctggaggagatgaggaggctAGTGGCGTATCTCAACCAGGGCCAAGCCATCTCTGCTGCCTCGATACCGGCCACCACTGCCCTCGCAGCTCCCGGCTTAGGCGCATACGAGCAGCCGCCTGGATATCCCTTCCCCACCGGAGTGGCTGCGTCCTCCTGCCCCGATAAATGTGCCCTATTCAACAACGCCACCTCCAGCCTCTGCAAACAGTGCACTGACAAGCCTTAA